One stretch of Paenibacillus sp. FSL R5-0341 DNA includes these proteins:
- a CDS encoding NUDIX domain-containing protein: protein MNGTEHVKQAVPIRCEGVAVVLLKKSLDQYRVLMLKRAGRMLHNEWCYVGGGIEKGEKAWEAALREVHEETGITEVRLYSANQFEQYYSPMEDYIYTAPVFVGYVDESQVVRLNHEHIEYQWMTFDEARENAALPGIDNILDFVEKHFARKAPSKWLRIHGEND, encoded by the coding sequence TTGAATGGTACAGAGCACGTGAAACAGGCAGTTCCCATTCGTTGTGAAGGCGTGGCAGTAGTTCTGTTGAAGAAGAGCCTCGATCAATACCGTGTACTGATGCTGAAGCGGGCGGGTCGTATGTTGCATAACGAGTGGTGTTATGTTGGCGGCGGGATAGAGAAGGGCGAGAAGGCATGGGAAGCTGCATTAAGAGAAGTTCACGAGGAAACAGGTATTACGGAAGTCCGGTTGTATTCTGCCAATCAATTCGAACAATATTATTCACCCATGGAGGATTATATCTATACCGCTCCCGTATTCGTAGGATATGTGGATGAAAGCCAGGTTGTCCGGTTAAATCATGAACATATCGAGTACCAATGGATGACGTTTGACGAAGCCAGAGAAAACGCGGCATTGCCTGGCATTGATAACATTTTGGATTTTGTTGAAAAGCATTTTGCCAGAAAAGCCCCTTCCAAGTGGCTTCGGATTCATGGAGAGAATGATTAG
- a CDS encoding DUF4085 family protein has translation MRYLTKEWYELCQQTHLHFGLRVHNGAYEFDENLFLRLYKRKEKAHVKQERELYDLDPRYMLEHDGQVLTRVDKAFGEEEVTEEDQIVYHMPSEERAHIEKLIAEYDVRPPFDEQKCKEEYKESIEWNFQYKAENLPQEIVEQIADIRVFTLGYCTREILQQLKKQSAENKRHVDHAAKEFREVMMAQDIPDEIHGRVQYHDCTVTELLTGDEVVIRFDTRGGFTNINKLTLVAPEIIKQDGGIVGSYWLYQELYRIDNGYELHVLFDGENMPELIVRCADILVEEE, from the coding sequence ATGAGATATCTAACGAAAGAATGGTATGAGCTGTGTCAGCAGACACATCTTCATTTTGGTTTAAGAGTACATAACGGAGCTTACGAGTTCGATGAGAATCTATTTTTAAGGTTGTATAAAAGAAAGGAAAAAGCGCATGTGAAGCAGGAGCGAGAGCTTTATGATTTGGACCCACGTTACATGCTGGAGCATGATGGTCAAGTGCTCACTCGCGTAGACAAAGCTTTCGGTGAGGAAGAAGTGACAGAAGAGGATCAGATCGTTTATCACATGCCTTCGGAAGAACGAGCGCATATTGAGAAACTCATTGCAGAGTATGATGTACGCCCTCCTTTTGATGAGCAGAAATGCAAGGAAGAGTACAAAGAATCAATAGAGTGGAATTTTCAATACAAGGCGGAGAATTTGCCACAGGAAATCGTTGAACAAATTGCGGATATTCGTGTATTTACGTTGGGTTATTGCACGAGAGAGATTTTACAGCAATTAAAGAAACAAAGTGCGGAAAATAAGAGACATGTGGATCACGCAGCGAAAGAATTTAGAGAAGTGATGATGGCGCAGGATATTCCCGATGAAATACATGGCCGGGTTCAATATCATGATTGTACAGTGACAGAACTGCTGACGGGAGATGAAGTGGTCATTCGTTTTGATACCCGTGGGGGCTTCACCAACATAAATAAACTTACGCTGGTTGCACCCGAAATCATCAAGCAAGACGGTGGGATTGTAGGCAGTTACTGGCTATATCAAGAGCTGTATCGAATCGATAACGGATATGAGCTTCATGTTCTATTTGATGGAGAGAATATGCCTGAGCTGATTGTTCGCTGTGCTGATATTCTCGTAGAGGAAGAGTGA